Proteins co-encoded in one Pseudomonadota bacterium genomic window:
- the purM gene encoding phosphoribosylformylglycinamidine cyclo-ligase: MADKPAFTYRDAGVDIDAGKRLVELIKPAVARTRRPEVIAGLGGFGGLFRVPTDRYRKPVLVSGTDGVGTKLRLAIDMNRHDTIGIDLVAMSVNDVLVAGAEPLFFLDYYATGKLKPETAASVVGGIAEGCRQAGCALIGGETAEMPGMYHNDDYDLAGFCVGIVEEDALLDGSRIEPGDMLIGLASSGLHSNGYSLARKVLESSAAGLDSPFGGSTLGLCLLQPTRIYVSAIINLIKRHTIHGLAHITGGGLTENLPRILPAGCSAVVDLESWQRPEIFCWLQDHGGIDDREMLRTFNCGVGMVICLAAEKEADALASLGSDGERAFRLGIIEKGDGEVRFR, from the coding sequence ATGGCCGATAAGCCTGCGTTCACTTACCGGGATGCCGGTGTCGATATCGATGCCGGCAAGCGCTTGGTTGAACTGATCAAACCGGCGGTCGCCAGGACCAGGCGGCCGGAAGTCATCGCAGGTCTGGGTGGATTCGGCGGCCTTTTCCGGGTGCCCACCGACCGTTACCGGAAGCCGGTCCTGGTTTCCGGAACCGACGGGGTCGGTACCAAGCTGAGGCTCGCCATCGACATGAATCGTCATGACACCATAGGCATCGACCTGGTCGCCATGTCCGTCAATGACGTATTGGTGGCTGGTGCCGAGCCATTGTTTTTTCTCGATTACTATGCGACTGGAAAACTGAAGCCGGAGACCGCCGCATCGGTGGTCGGAGGAATCGCCGAGGGTTGCCGGCAAGCCGGGTGTGCGCTGATCGGCGGAGAAACCGCGGAAATGCCTGGCATGTATCACAACGATGATTATGACCTGGCCGGATTCTGCGTGGGTATCGTCGAAGAAGACGCGCTGCTGGACGGCAGTCGCATCGAGCCCGGCGACATGTTAATCGGGCTGGCGTCGTCTGGCTTGCACTCGAACGGCTATTCGCTGGCGCGGAAGGTGCTGGAATCCTCGGCCGCCGGTCTGGACAGCCCCTTTGGCGGCTCCACCCTGGGCCTTTGCCTGCTCCAGCCGACGCGTATATATGTCTCCGCGATCATCAATCTGATAAAGCGCCATACGATTCACGGCCTGGCCCATATTACCGGCGGCGGGCTGACGGAAAATCTTCCGCGAATATTGCCCGCCGGCTGCAGCGCCGTGGTCGACCTCGAGAGCTGGCAACGCCCCGAAATCTTTTGCTGGTTGCAGGATCACGGCGGGATCGATGACCGTGAAATGCTCAGAACATTCAACTGCGGTGTCGGCATGGTGATCTGCCTGGCCGCCGAAAAAGAGGCCGACGCCCTCGCATCCCTGGGCTCTGACGGTGAACGCGCGTTTCGCCTTGGAATCATTGAAAAAGGGGATGGCGAGGTTCGCTTTCGGTGA
- a CDS encoding phosphoribosylglycinamide formyltransferase — protein MTLVVLISNQGSNLQAIINAIANQEIHGKILAVVSNNSHAPGLRRAKNAGIPTAVAERADFATRQDFDRRLLQLVRDYDPGLVVLAGFMRILDDEFVEYFDGRLLNVHPSLLPKYPGLNTYRRVLAAKDSVHGCSIHFVSSRVDGGPVIAQSEVPIRADDDEISLSARVQATEHKLYPMVIGWFARGGLRCQDETIMLDGKLLGKPRKIAFTVG, from the coding sequence CTGACGCTGGTGGTACTGATTTCCAACCAAGGCAGTAATCTGCAGGCGATCATCAACGCCATAGCCAATCAGGAAATCCACGGCAAAATTCTTGCCGTGGTCAGCAATAATTCGCATGCGCCCGGCCTGCGGAGAGCAAAAAACGCAGGCATCCCGACCGCCGTGGCGGAGCGCGCCGATTTTGCGACCAGGCAAGATTTTGACCGCCGGCTTTTGCAACTTGTCCGTGATTACGATCCCGGTCTGGTCGTGCTGGCCGGGTTCATGCGAATTCTTGATGATGAATTTGTCGAGTATTTTGATGGTCGTTTGTTGAACGTTCATCCATCGCTGCTGCCAAAATATCCGGGATTGAACACTTACCGCCGGGTGCTGGCGGCGAAAGACAGTGTGCATGGCTGCAGCATCCACTTTGTCAGCTCCCGGGTGGATGGTGGACCGGTTATCGCCCAGTCCGAGGTACCCATCCGGGCCGATGATGACGAAATCAGCCTTTCAGCCAGGGTTCAGGCTACCGAGCATAAACTGTATCCCATGGTTATCGGCTGGTTTGCCCGCGGTGGACTGCGTTGCCAGGACGAAACGATCATGCTGGACGGCAAGCTGTTGGGAAAGCCCAGAAAAATTGCGTTCACGGTCGGTTAA
- a CDS encoding DUF2066 domain-containing protein yields MIDWIKTILAALCLMLVNPPAIASVFGNLYQVRTEVSARDAATLEQAFEDAMAVVLTRVTGTRQVGQAEETQALLGKARDFIQQFGYIDSRTLLISFDGQAINRRLSELGLPVWGQERPVTLVWLVLTDERGRRKILAADDLGPVVESLKETANQRGVPVIIPLMDAQDRQAIDVADLRGVFEDNIFSASDRYDADAVLVGFARAKRRTDVDGPVYRVSWTLLFAGQVHNWLGNLSAGIDRAADEFASVLAAIDRHDSGRQLVLVRGIGDLVAYGRVRLYLESLSLVNSVAVDRVHGEEVLFSVELRAGPDQFASAIKLGKILFAEDFEYPVSMPGTIVYRYRQ; encoded by the coding sequence ATGATTGATTGGATAAAGACGATACTTGCTGCGCTGTGCCTGATGCTGGTAAACCCGCCAGCGATAGCTTCGGTGTTTGGCAATCTTTACCAGGTCCGGACGGAGGTCAGTGCGCGTGACGCGGCAACCCTGGAGCAGGCATTCGAGGACGCGATGGCAGTCGTGCTGACTCGGGTAACCGGGACCCGCCAGGTTGGCCAGGCAGAAGAAACTCAGGCCCTCCTTGGCAAGGCGCGCGACTTTATTCAGCAGTTTGGCTATATCGACAGCCGCACCTTGCTTATTTCTTTCGACGGGCAGGCGATCAACCGGCGGCTCAGCGAGTTGGGCCTGCCGGTCTGGGGCCAGGAGAGGCCGGTAACCCTGGTCTGGCTGGTGCTGACCGATGAACGTGGCCGGCGCAAGATTCTTGCAGCAGATGACCTGGGGCCGGTTGTCGAAAGCCTGAAAGAGACAGCGAACCAGCGTGGCGTCCCGGTCATCATTCCGTTGATGGATGCGCAGGATCGGCAGGCGATCGATGTGGCCGATTTACGCGGTGTTTTTGAGGACAACATTTTCTCTGCCAGTGATCGCTACGATGCCGATGCCGTGCTGGTGGGATTCGCGCGGGCGAAACGGCGGACCGACGTGGATGGGCCGGTTTACCGGGTAAGCTGGACTTTGCTTTTTGCCGGGCAGGTACATAACTGGCTGGGCAACCTGAGCGCGGGTATCGACCGTGCGGCTGATGAGTTTGCAAGCGTTCTTGCCGCCATCGACCGCCATGACAGCGGGCGGCAACTGGTCTTGGTCAGGGGGATCGGCGACCTGGTGGCTTATGGGCGAGTCAGGCTATATCTCGAATCCCTGTCATTGGTCAATTCGGTCGCGGTCGACCGGGTCCATGGCGAAGAGGTGCTGTTCAGCGTTGAATTGCGCGCCGGCCCGGATCAATTCGCGAGTGCGATCAAGCTTGGCAAGATTTTGTTTGCCGAAGATTTTGAATACCCGGTGTCAATGCCCGGGACTATCGTGTACAGGTATCGCCAGTGA
- a CDS encoding dCTP deaminase, with amino-acid sequence MSIKSDKWIRRMVAEHRMIEPFEAGQVRKNGNGPVVSYGTSSYGYDVRCAPEFKIFTNINSAIVDPKHFKTDSFVDLKSDVCIIPPNSFVLARTIEYFRIPRRVLTICLGKSTYARCGIIVNVTPLEPEWEGHVTLEFSNTSPLPAKVYANEGVAQMLFFESDEDCETSYLDRGGKYQGQTGVTLPKA; translated from the coding sequence ATGAGCATCAAGTCAGACAAGTGGATAAGACGCATGGTTGCCGAGCATCGCATGATCGAGCCGTTCGAAGCGGGGCAGGTCAGGAAAAACGGCAACGGCCCGGTGGTGTCATACGGGACTTCCAGCTATGGCTACGATGTGCGTTGCGCCCCTGAATTCAAGATATTCACGAATATCAATTCCGCTATTGTCGATCCCAAACATTTTAAGACTGACAGTTTTGTCGATCTGAAATCCGATGTTTGCATTATTCCGCCAAACTCATTTGTGCTGGCCAGGACGATCGAGTATTTCCGGATACCGCGCCGGGTACTGACCATTTGTCTCGGAAAATCAACTTACGCGCGCTGCGGAATCATCGTCAATGTCACGCCGCTGGAGCCGGAGTGGGAGGGCCATGTGACGCTGGAATTTTCCAATACTTCGCCACTGCCGGCCAAGGTCTATGCGAACGAGGGCGTTGCCCAGATGCTGTTTTTTGAGTCAGATGAAGATTGCGAGACTTCCTACCTCGATCGCGGCGGAAAATACCAGGGCCAGACCGGGGTTACCCTGCCAAAGGCCTGA
- a CDS encoding CDP-alcohol phosphatidyltransferase family protein, whose product MIAKHIPNMICIFRILLVGPVVWLLWHGNFVATLWLFFIAGFSDGLDGYLARRFSWRSRLGGILDPLADKFLMVSMFITLTLVGLIPLWLAVLVVGRDLAIVTGGLVYNWLFGTVQAQPTDISKLNTLMQLVLVMVVVSGAGYGWPGQSWVIVLGACVMVTTIISGVDYVWHWGRKAYLSGADAR is encoded by the coding sequence GTGATAGCGAAACATATTCCCAACATGATCTGTATTTTTCGGATATTGCTGGTGGGTCCGGTGGTCTGGTTGTTGTGGCATGGCAATTTCGTGGCCACGCTCTGGCTGTTTTTTATCGCCGGGTTTTCGGACGGGCTGGATGGTTATTTGGCGAGACGTTTTAGCTGGCGTTCACGTCTCGGTGGAATCCTCGACCCGTTGGCCGATAAATTTCTGATGGTATCGATGTTCATTACGCTGACGCTGGTTGGCCTGATCCCCCTCTGGTTGGCGGTGCTGGTGGTCGGTCGTGACCTGGCGATCGTCACTGGCGGCCTGGTTTACAACTGGTTGTTTGGCACGGTGCAGGCGCAGCCTACCGATATCAGCAAGCTCAATACCTTGATGCAGTTGGTGCTGGTGATGGTGGTCGTATCTGGAGCGGGTTACGGCTGGCCGGGGCAGTCCTGGGTGATCGTCCTGGGCGCCTGCGTGATGGTTACCACCATTATCAGCGGTGTTGACTATGTTTGGCATTGGGGCCGCAAGGCCTACCTTTCCGGTGCGGATGCCAGGTGA
- a CDS encoding DUF3108 domain-containing protein, whose product MQTISGLAALLATASVAGAATEMPPVQQPGALQPFSASYKVMRGKKRVGVSRVELIADTDGLFVYRTRVIPRGLARLFVHRDVKAESRFILKNGLPHPQSYTSNGAKKNDIQRLVFDPLNNEISSLYKGTEKTLPWSPGVLDLLSMEIAMKLQFSRGEIPTGYTVAEKNGTREYHLEIEDTESIQTPFGEYAAVRIRRQKTGSDNHAIIWLAPELDYLMLRFDKYKRGKIDFSIRLKLYDPAPAN is encoded by the coding sequence ATGCAAACAATCAGTGGCCTGGCGGCGCTGCTGGCGACGGCCAGCGTGGCCGGCGCCGCAACCGAAATGCCGCCCGTCCAGCAGCCGGGAGCCCTGCAGCCTTTCTCGGCCAGTTACAAGGTTATGCGGGGGAAAAAACGCGTCGGCGTCTCCAGGGTCGAACTGATTGCCGATACCGATGGCTTGTTTGTTTACCGGACCCGAGTCATTCCACGCGGCCTGGCCCGCTTGTTCGTGCATCGGGATGTTAAAGCTGAAAGCCGCTTCATCCTGAAAAATGGTCTGCCACATCCACAATCGTATACTTCCAATGGCGCGAAAAAAAATGACATCCAACGCCTTGTGTTCGATCCACTCAATAATGAAATATCGAGTCTATACAAGGGCACAGAAAAAACCTTGCCATGGTCGCCGGGCGTACTGGATCTCCTGAGCATGGAAATTGCAATGAAACTGCAGTTTTCCCGTGGCGAAATTCCCACCGGATACACGGTGGCCGAAAAAAACGGCACCCGGGAATACCATCTCGAAATAGAGGACACGGAATCCATTCAGACGCCCTTTGGCGAATATGCCGCAGTCAGGATAAGGCGGCAAAAAACCGGTTCCGACAATCATGCCATCATCTGGCTGGCGCCCGAACTGGACTACCTGATGCTGCGTTTCGATAAATACAAGCGAGGGAAAATCGATTTTTCCATTCGCCTGAAACTCTATGATCCTGCGCCTGCGAATTGA